In Haloplanus rubicundus, one DNA window encodes the following:
- a CDS encoding sulfite oxidase-like oxidoreductase, whose protein sequence is MDRDVTDVYREFGDERLPPGQHRTDSFPVLSKGSVPRVDRDEWTLSVSGAVENPVTLDWDEFRELGVETQKQDFHCVTGWSKFDCAFTGVPFRTLADHVGVDPDAVQVMFAAADDYTTNVPLEDCLRPGTLFAYEFDGEPLARDHGGPVRVVTPNKYAYKGAKWVTGVEFLTEPERGFWERRGYSVSANPWREERYSG, encoded by the coding sequence ATGGACAGGGACGTCACGGACGTCTACCGCGAGTTCGGCGACGAGCGTCTGCCGCCGGGACAGCACCGAACGGACTCGTTTCCGGTGCTTTCGAAGGGATCGGTTCCGCGGGTGGACCGCGACGAGTGGACGCTCTCGGTGAGCGGCGCGGTGGAGAATCCAGTCACGTTGGACTGGGACGAGTTCAGGGAGCTGGGCGTCGAGACACAGAAGCAAGACTTCCACTGCGTGACCGGCTGGAGCAAGTTCGACTGTGCGTTCACCGGCGTCCCCTTCCGCACCCTCGCCGACCACGTCGGCGTCGACCCGGACGCGGTACAGGTCATGTTCGCCGCCGCGGACGACTACACGACGAACGTGCCCCTCGAGGACTGTCTGCGGCCGGGGACCCTCTTCGCCTACGAGTTCGACGGCGAGCCACTCGCCCGTGACCACGGCGGCCCCGTCCGGGTCGTCACGCCCAACAAGTACGCCTACAAGGGGGCGAAGTGGGTGACTGGGGTGGAGTTCCTGACCGAGCCGGAACGCGGGTTCTGGGAGCGCCGAGGCTACTCCGTGAGCGCGAACCCCTGGCGCGAGGAGCGATACAGCGGCTAA
- a CDS encoding ribbon-helix-helix domain-containing protein, which translates to MPNVEITVPEHLEMQIAQLIEQGEFVNREEAIQELLSTGLRAYKTSGPIEEEEPGFEDEGMMGHEDEYVF; encoded by the coding sequence ATGCCCAACGTGGAAATAACGGTCCCGGAACATCTGGAGATGCAGATCGCCCAACTGATCGAACAGGGGGAGTTCGTCAACCGGGAGGAGGCGATTCAGGAACTGCTCTCGACGGGACTGCGCGCCTACAAGACGAGTGGGCCGATCGAGGAGGAGGAACCGGGGTTCGAGGACGAGGGGATGATGGGACACGAGGACGAGTACGTCTTCTGA
- a CDS encoding UPF0058 family protein, with protein MHKEELLELHEQMVTIMNYFRSQETVDESIFEPYESLSVDPSHVHKSKSEHKHAVFVLGNALATAMSEDEFSDAGRVGKRMAELAEDAENKL; from the coding sequence ATGCACAAGGAGGAACTCCTCGAACTCCACGAGCAGATGGTGACGATCATGAACTACTTCCGGAGCCAGGAGACGGTCGACGAGAGTATCTTCGAGCCGTACGAATCCCTGAGCGTCGACCCCTCGCACGTCCACAAGTCGAAAAGCGAGCACAAACACGCGGTGTTCGTCCTCGGAAACGCGCTCGCGACGGCGATGAGCGAAGACGAGTTCTCGGACGCCGGTCGGGTCGGCAAGCGGATGGCCGAACTCGCGGAGGACGCCGAGAACAAACTCTGA
- a CDS encoding isochorismate synthase, whose product MGIPRSDEAGPRLVSRSVRASVPSLRAALDAMPAPRTFWTAPDEATVVAGGAAATLSADGRDRFAAIKEGIGRVLRSGDVHAGTEAACPRLFGGFAFHDEGTDDDTWAGFPGARFVLPRVQVTDTDRGTWLTVNAAGPDAAPEAVEDRLDAERDRFEALDDPDPTPPPEIVSRTRTTPREAWCDSVDAAVSRIHAGDLRKVVLAQALEVTLDRPLSVPDVLARLGETYPDCYRFLVEPTADASADRPAFFGATPERLVSRHGRTVTTDALAGTTGRGDTPAEDDWLAEELLGDEKNLHEHELVAETIREQLAPFASSISAGQRRVRRLATVQHLFTPITATLDSDTHVLDLVEALHPTPAVGGLPPERALATIRETEPFDRGWYAAPVGWIDAAGNGTFAVAIRSALARGAETTLFAGVGVVADSDPDREWDEVQLKYRPILDELERA is encoded by the coding sequence ATGGGTATCCCGCGAAGCGACGAGGCAGGTCCGCGTCTCGTCAGTCGGTCGGTTCGGGCGTCGGTCCCGTCCCTCCGTGCCGCGCTCGACGCCATGCCCGCTCCCCGCACGTTCTGGACCGCTCCCGACGAGGCGACGGTCGTCGCCGGCGGTGCCGCGGCGACCCTCAGCGCCGACGGTCGGGATCGATTCGCCGCGATCAAGGAGGGCATCGGCCGGGTCCTGCGCTCGGGCGACGTGCACGCCGGCACCGAGGCCGCCTGCCCTCGGCTGTTCGGCGGCTTCGCCTTCCACGACGAGGGGACCGACGACGACACCTGGGCCGGCTTCCCCGGAGCGCGGTTCGTCCTGCCGCGGGTGCAGGTGACCGACACCGACCGCGGAACGTGGCTGACCGTCAACGCCGCCGGCCCGGACGCGGCCCCCGAAGCCGTCGAGGACCGCCTCGACGCGGAGCGCGACCGGTTCGAGGCGCTCGACGACCCCGACCCGACGCCGCCGCCGGAAATCGTCTCGCGGACGCGAACGACCCCGCGCGAGGCGTGGTGTGACTCCGTCGACGCCGCCGTCTCGCGCATCCACGCCGGCGACCTGCGGAAGGTCGTCCTCGCGCAGGCGCTCGAGGTGACGCTCGACCGCCCGCTCTCGGTGCCCGACGTCCTCGCTCGTCTCGGCGAGACCTACCCGGACTGCTACCGATTCCTCGTGGAGCCGACGGCCGACGCGTCCGCCGACCGGCCGGCCTTCTTCGGCGCGACGCCCGAACGGCTGGTCAGCCGACACGGCCGCACGGTCACGACCGACGCGCTCGCGGGCACGACCGGCCGCGGCGACACGCCCGCCGAGGACGATTGGCTCGCCGAAGAGTTGCTCGGGGACGAGAAGAACCTGCACGAACACGAACTCGTCGCGGAGACCATCCGCGAACAGCTCGCCCCCTTCGCGTCGTCGATTTCCGCGGGCCAGCGGCGGGTCCGACGGCTGGCGACCGTCCAACATCTCTTCACCCCCATCACCGCGACGCTCGACAGCGACACGCACGTCCTCGACCTGGTGGAGGCGCTGCATCCGACGCCCGCCGTCGGCGGCCTCCCACCCGAACGCGCGCTCGCCACCATCCGCGAGACGGAGCCGTTCGACCGGGGCTGGTACGCCGCACCCGTCGGCTGGATCGACGCCGCCGGCAACGGCACCTTCGCCGTCGCCATCCGCTCGGCGCTCGCGCGCGGCGCCGAGACGACGCTCTTTGCCGGCGTTGGCGTCGTCGCCGACTCAGACCCCGACCGCGAGTGGGACGAGGTACAGCTGAAGTATCGGCCGATCCTCGACGAACTCGAACGAGCATGA
- the menD gene encoding 2-succinyl-5-enolpyruvyl-6-hydroxy-3-cyclohexene-1-carboxylic-acid synthase, whose protein sequence is MSAPNRNVLWGRAIADELARSGVESVVVSPGSRSTPLVTAVSEHDDLHVFSVLDERSAAYFALGRARRTGEVTPLICTSGTAAANYHPAVIEADRGRVPLLLLTADRPPELRDSGANQTVDQEKLYGDATRWYKDLPEPEADERKLRSLRTDVARALAAATGTPSGPVHLNCPFRKPLEPTPVPGDVPADLDPLAAAGRDGDRPFVTTTAGVPRLDRADLQRLAEALTVDRGLIVAGPADPPGVDPQAVTALAHATGFPIVADPLSGLRFGGHTRVTTTVGGYDGYLDPRVTDDWPAPEAILRIGASPTSKRLRKYLARTDAREFVVDPAGAWREAEFTASDLVVADPSRLAARLAEVVRGAGDADWRDRWAAADRTHREVVADATGDGVEPRSTSNRLQADDGAGGYFEGAILADVADLAPEPSTLVVSNSNPVRDADRFVAPSDAGYTVIGNRGASGIDGVVSTALGAGSATTDHLTLVIGDLAYYHDGNGLLSALRCGVEATIVLIQNDGGGIFHRLPIESFDPPFTESFRTPHGLDFEPTGELYDLDYTAVDDRESFREAYADSVASDGTDVIDVRTDGEASQRTRERLVEETVAELTE, encoded by the coding sequence ATGAGTGCGCCGAATCGCAACGTCCTCTGGGGGCGGGCGATAGCCGACGAACTCGCGCGCAGCGGCGTCGAGAGCGTCGTCGTCTCCCCCGGCAGTCGCTCGACGCCGCTCGTCACCGCCGTTTCGGAACACGACGACCTGCACGTCTTCTCCGTCCTCGACGAGCGCTCGGCCGCCTACTTCGCGCTCGGCCGTGCCCGCCGTACCGGCGAGGTGACCCCCCTGATCTGTACCTCCGGCACCGCGGCCGCGAACTACCACCCCGCGGTGATCGAGGCGGACCGCGGGCGCGTCCCCCTCCTCCTGCTCACCGCCGACCGCCCGCCCGAACTCCGCGACAGCGGCGCCAACCAGACCGTCGACCAGGAGAAGTTGTACGGCGACGCCACCCGCTGGTACAAGGACCTGCCCGAACCCGAAGCCGACGAGCGGAAACTCCGCTCGCTCCGGACGGACGTGGCCCGCGCGCTCGCGGCGGCGACGGGCACCCCGTCCGGTCCGGTCCACCTCAACTGTCCGTTCCGCAAGCCCCTGGAGCCGACGCCCGTGCCGGGCGACGTGCCCGCGGACCTCGACCCCCTCGCCGCCGCCGGCCGCGACGGCGACCGTCCGTTCGTGACGACGACGGCCGGCGTGCCACGGCTCGACCGCGCCGACCTCCAGCGACTGGCCGAGGCGCTCACCGTGGACCGCGGGCTGATCGTCGCCGGCCCCGCCGACCCGCCGGGCGTCGATCCGCAGGCGGTCACCGCCCTCGCTCACGCCACCGGCTTCCCCATCGTCGCCGACCCGCTCTCCGGCCTGCGCTTCGGCGGCCACACCCGCGTGACGACCACCGTCGGCGGCTACGACGGCTACCTCGACCCGCGCGTGACCGACGACTGGCCCGCGCCGGAAGCGATCCTTCGGATCGGCGCCTCACCCACCTCCAAGCGCCTCCGGAAGTACCTCGCGCGGACCGACGCGCGGGAGTTCGTCGTCGACCCCGCCGGCGCGTGGCGGGAGGCGGAGTTCACCGCGTCGGATCTCGTCGTCGCCGACCCGTCCCGCCTCGCCGCCCGCCTCGCGGAAGTCGTTCGCGGCGCCGGCGACGCGGACTGGCGCGACCGCTGGGCGGCCGCGGACCGAACCCACCGCGAGGTGGTCGCCGACGCGACCGGCGACGGCGTGGAGCCACGCTCCACGAGCAATCGGCTGCAAGCCGATGACGGCGCGGGCGGCTACTTCGAAGGGGCGATCCTCGCCGACGTGGCCGACCTCGCGCCCGAACCGTCGACGCTCGTCGTCTCGAACTCGAACCCCGTCCGCGACGCCGACCGATTCGTGGCGCCCAGCGACGCCGGCTACACCGTCATCGGCAACCGCGGCGCGTCGGGCATCGACGGCGTCGTCTCCACCGCCCTCGGCGCCGGGAGCGCGACCACCGACCACCTGACGCTCGTGATCGGTGACCTCGCGTACTACCACGACGGCAACGGCCTGCTCTCGGCGCTCCGCTGTGGCGTCGAGGCGACCATCGTCCTGATACAGAACGACGGCGGCGGCATCTTCCATCGCCTCCCCATCGAGTCGTTCGATCCCCCCTTCACCGAGTCGTTCCGGACGCCCCACGGTCTCGACTTCGAGCCGACGGGTGAGCTCTACGACCTCGACTACACCGCCGTCGACGACCGCGAGTCGTTCCGCGAGGCCTACGCCGACTCGGTCGCGAGCGACGGGACGGACGTGATCGACGTGCGGACGGACGGCGAGGCGAGCCAGCGCACGCGTGAACGGCTGGTCGAGGAGACGGTCGCCGAACTGACCGAGTGA
- a CDS encoding rhomboid family intramembrane serine protease, with translation MLGLPDAATLFRLALLSSVLVALVAIALLDRPRGRWGRVLRARFVLGVPWGTLVSVVLILAVYLLVQGGWGHWYRPVTIPFRAWSYFYPLGMATAAFSHSGAGHLIGNLVGTLVLAPIAEYAWGHYPRKRGVQTFTSPLTNPYVRALVVFPAAVVGVGLFTALFAIGPVIGFSGVVFAFAGFALVRYPITTVVAVTAGNGLRTLYGALQQPTLSASAGPSYSSPWWADIAIQGHAIGLLTGLLLGVWLARTRGDDRPSAARVAVGVALFGVAQSLWAVYWYRGGETYVLYRAAGVALVVALATLVAATVATSDRPLLPTPDDPKAVRAVPRWQVGATVLLLCTAALAGPAVPVNLTTTSSGDLPGGSDPIEVRGYEVTYAEDVPNGMVSVIDVEAFGETTQVNTSGVIVRNRERGIWMTAVSKGRLDFDGERGVLVGGVGWRETVRVQRRGWNAIGGGTVYKVFLAYGDRNVTAYTSPPVRADPVVAGRNVTVEAAPEGFRLNVSLGNRSATGPVPAVNETASIGGLEFANVEGRVYAINGATRVRVARQETYE, from the coding sequence ATGCTCGGTCTCCCGGATGCGGCGACGCTCTTTCGGCTGGCGCTTCTCTCGTCGGTTCTCGTCGCGCTCGTGGCTATTGCCCTCCTCGACCGTCCACGCGGCCGCTGGGGGCGGGTCCTCCGGGCACGGTTCGTCCTCGGCGTGCCGTGGGGGACGCTCGTCTCCGTCGTGTTGATTCTCGCCGTCTACCTACTCGTCCAGGGTGGCTGGGGACACTGGTACCGCCCCGTCACCATCCCCTTCCGCGCGTGGTCGTACTTCTATCCGCTGGGGATGGCGACGGCGGCCTTTTCCCACTCCGGCGCCGGCCACCTGATCGGCAACCTCGTCGGGACGCTCGTGCTCGCCCCCATCGCCGAGTACGCGTGGGGGCACTACCCGCGGAAACGTGGCGTCCAGACGTTCACGTCGCCGCTGACGAACCCGTACGTGCGAGCGCTCGTCGTCTTCCCGGCGGCCGTCGTCGGCGTCGGTCTCTTCACCGCGCTGTTCGCCATCGGTCCCGTCATCGGCTTCTCGGGCGTCGTCTTCGCGTTCGCGGGCTTTGCCCTGGTTCGGTATCCGATCACGACGGTGGTCGCGGTCACCGCCGGCAACGGCCTCCGGACGCTCTACGGCGCGCTCCAACAGCCGACGCTGTCGGCGAGCGCCGGCCCCTCGTACTCCTCGCCGTGGTGGGCCGACATCGCCATCCAGGGCCACGCTATCGGCCTCCTCACGGGCCTGCTTCTCGGCGTCTGGCTGGCCCGTACCCGCGGTGACGACCGTCCGTCGGCCGCGCGGGTCGCCGTGGGCGTCGCCCTGTTCGGCGTCGCCCAGTCGCTGTGGGCGGTCTACTGGTACCGCGGCGGCGAGACGTACGTCCTCTATCGCGCCGCCGGGGTCGCGCTCGTCGTCGCGCTGGCGACGCTCGTGGCGGCGACGGTGGCGACGTCGGATCGCCCGCTCCTGCCGACCCCCGACGACCCGAAGGCGGTGAGGGCTGTTCCCCGCTGGCAGGTCGGCGCGACGGTGCTCTTGCTCTGTACGGCCGCGCTCGCCGGCCCCGCCGTCCCGGTCAACCTGACGACGACTTCGAGCGGTGACCTCCCCGGCGGGAGCGACCCGATCGAGGTGCGCGGCTACGAGGTGACCTACGCCGAGGACGTGCCCAACGGGATGGTGTCGGTGATCGACGTGGAGGCGTTCGGCGAGACGACGCAGGTCAACACCTCGGGGGTGATCGTCCGGAACCGCGAGCGCGGCATCTGGATGACCGCCGTCTCGAAGGGTCGACTCGACTTCGACGGGGAGAGGGGCGTACTCGTCGGCGGCGTCGGCTGGCGCGAGACGGTCCGGGTCCAGCGCCGCGGCTGGAACGCCATCGGCGGCGGCACCGTCTACAAAGTGTTCCTCGCCTACGGCGACCGGAACGTGACCGCGTACACCTCGCCGCCCGTGCGCGCCGACCCCGTAGTCGCCGGCCGGAACGTCACCGTCGAAGCCGCACCCGAGGGGTTCCGACTCAACGTCTCGCTGGGGAACCGCTCCGCCACCGGTCCCGTGCCCGCGGTCAACGAGACGGCGTCTATCGGCGGATTGGAGTTCGCCAACGTCGAGGGACGGGTCTACGCCATCAACGGCGCGACGCGGGTGCGAGTCGCGCGACAGGAGACCTACGAGTGA